GCCAAATTCCGCTTAGGATACGACCAGTCAGATTTTCACCTTTAAAAGTAAGATCAACATCCGACCCCGCACGATAATTTCCCATTGCTCTTGAGCCGTAGATAATTGCGGTTTCTACTTCGGGATACTTCGCCAAAATATCGCAAATAATTTTCGTATTCTTAGCATTTAAGCCGAATTTTTCCATAAATGGATCATTCTCTGTTCAAATTCAATAAAAAGTGGAAGATAGATTTGGGTAACTTGACGAAACGTTTTCGTTAAAATATCCGCATCGTAAGTATGTACTGTCGCATTGCGGCTATTTAACATTTCTATCCAATTATCACCATCAATAATCAGCTCATTTTGAAACGCAATACGGGTAATATTTCGTGGACCACCTAATTCGGAAAAACCTTGATATTTCAAGTAATCCTGCATTACTTTCCACGCCAATTCGTGAGCGATCTCAAAACTTTGGATCACACCTTTTTTAATCACATCAAGATCAGTATTCACATATTTGTCCACTTCATCGGTTAAATACGCTACGGCTTTTTTGTAATTTTCAAAGCGTTGTTGCCAGCGAATATCTTCCATTTCCCCTCCTACTTCTGCTTACGCCGTTCTGTGACTGTTTTGCCACCAATGCCCCAATTTTCCATTGGAATTTCATCGATTACCACCACGGTCGTTTCTGGATTTTTATTTAACACACGTTGCAATAATTCGGTAACCCCTTGAATTAACTCTGCTTTTTGCTCCGCCGTTGGGGCTTCACTTCCGCCTGTTACTTTGATATTGACGTAAGGCATTTTGACCTCGTGGTTATTTCACTTCGTAGAATTGTGGTTCGGCTTTTTTCGCAAATTTTTCGTTGTATTCGGCTTGGGCATTGGCATCGCCTGCATCCAGTTTTGCTTGGAGATTGTCGCAAGGTTCCTCGCAGTCGCACATTTTTTTCATACCCAAAGCAGAAATGCCACCGCAGCTGCCCTTAATCGTTTTGCCTTTGATGATAAAGCCAATTGACATTGCAAAAATTACGGCAATAAAAAAGCCGAAAGTCAGTAAAATGGTTTCCATTTTTTATTCCTAATAAGTTGTTTTCATTACAAGCAGTCACTTTTGCAAAAAATTTTGCTAAAGTGACCGCTTGTAGCCAGAGGACTATTTCGTGAGTTTGTCAAACTCGCTCGACATTTTGGTTTCATAACCCTGACCATTTTTAATGATCATAAAAATCGCCAATTTCTCACGCTCTGCCACTTCCAAAGCCTTTTCAGGCCCCAGCACAAACAAGCCTGTCGATAAACCATCTGCTGTCATTGATGTATCTGCAACAACGGTAATGGAAGCTAAGTTATGTTGAATTGGTTTGAGTTGTTTAGGATCAATAATATGAGACAAGCGATTTCCGTGTTCGTCTTCAAAATAATTACGATAATTACCCGATGTCGCAAAGCCTTTATTATCCAATGGAACTATCGTCTCAATGGCTTGACCTTGAGCAAAAGTTGGTTTCTCAATCGCAATTTGCCATGGTTTACCGTGAAGATTTTTGCCTTTACCACGCAGTTCACCGCCAATTTCCACTAAATAGTGATGTAAGCCCAAGGTTTCTAAGTGTCTAGCTACTTTATCCACACCAAAGCCTTTGGCAATTGAAGAAAGATCGATGTATAAATTCGGTTCTTGCTTGATTAAGCCATATTGATGATCTGATTTTACGACCGAGAGTTTATCAATGCCAACAGACTTCGCTCGCTCTGCGATTTGCTCTGCCGTTGGTTCTTTATTTAATCGTTTATCTGGACCGAATCCCCACAAATTCACAAGTGGTCCAATGGTAATATCCAAAGCACCTTCTGTGATTTTATTTAACCGAATAGCTTCTTCAACAACATATGCAAAATCAGGAGAAACAGTGAAAAGTGAATTTACCTGACGGTAGCCATTAAAGGCTGAAATCTGTGAATCTTTTTGGTAAGTCGACATTTGACTATTCACTTCTTTCAAAAGTGCATCAATTTGTTGTTGAATCTTTTCTGAGTTAGGTAAATTATCAACGAGACCATCATCAATATATTTCACATGGTAAGTTGTTCCCATTGTCTTACCTTCTAAGGTGACTTGCTGTGGCTCTTTTTCACAAGCAGCCAGTAACAATGCAAATACGGCAGAAAGAAGCCAAGTGGATAAGCTTTTCATTTTCACAAACACTCCTTAAGAAAATTATAAAAAATAAACGAAAAAATAATGGATACATTTTCGTTTATTTTTTTGCTTCAAATACAAGCGGTCATTTCTTGCAAAAGTTTTGCAAAATCTGACCGCTTGTTGTCAATGTTAGACTGTTAGGTTAGCCACCGAAATCATCGAGTAAGATATTTTCGTCTTCAACACCTAAGTCTTTGAGCATCTTAATCACCGATGCGTTCATAATTGGTGGACCACACATATAGTATTCGCAATCTTCCGGTGCTTCGTGATCTTTCAAGTAGTTTTCATAAAGCACGTTATGAATAAAGCCTGTGTAACCATCCCAGTTATCGCCTGGTTGCGGATCAGAAAGTGCAACGTGCCATACGAAGTTATCATTTTCAGCCGCTAAGCCGTCAAAGTCTTCAACATAGAACATTTCACGTTTTGAACGAGCACCATACCAGAACGACATTTTACGTTTTGATTTCAAGCGTTTGAGCTGGTCGAAAATGTGTGAACGCATTGGAGCCATACCTGCACCACCACCAATGAAGACCATTTCCGCATCGGTATCTTTCGCGAAGAATTCCCCGAATGGACCAGAAATCGTGACTTTATCCCCTGGTTTTAATGACCAAATATATGAAGACATTTGACCTGGTGGAACATTTGGATTATTTGGTGGTGGCGTCGCAATACGTACGTTCAACATAATGATGCCTTTCTCTTCAGGGTAAGACGCCATTGAGTAAGCACGTACAATTGGCTCGTCCACTTTTGAAACATAACGCCAGAGGTTAAATTTGTCCCAATCTTCGTGGTACTCTTTGTCGATAAGCTCTTTGTAATCTTCGTATTTCACCACGTGAGCAGGGGCTTCAATTTGAATATAACCACCTGCACGGAATGGCACTTCTTCGCCTTCAGGAATTTGCAATTTAAGCTCTTTGATGAAAGTGGCTTTGTTATCGTTAGAGATAACAGTACATTCCCATTTTTTCACACCGAAAATTTCTTCAGGCAATTCCACATCCATACTGCCTTTTACGTTTACTTGGCAAGCAAGACGATAGCCTTCTTTCGCTTCACGTTTAGTGATGTGAGAAAGTTCTGTTGGTAGAATTTCGCCACCGCCGCTTTTCACTTTCACTAAACATTGACCGCAAGAGCCGCCGCCACCGCAAGCAGAAGAAACGAAGATTCCTTTGCTCGCTAACGCCCCCAATAATTTCCCACCTGCTGGTAAGGTAATTGCTTTGCTTGGGTCATCATTGATGGAAATGGTAATATCGCCCGAATCAACTAATTTGGATTTAGCGAATAGGATAAATACTGCAAGCACTAATACAAGGGCAGTAAATACCACAATACCGAAAATAAAATTATCCATTCGATATGCTCCTTATAATTGAATGCCTGAGAAAGACATAAAACCAAGTGCCATTAAGCCTGCGGTAATGAAGGTAATCCCTAACCCACGCAGACCAGCAGGAATGTCAGAGTATTTCATTTTTTCTGTTAAACCTGCTAATGCCACAATCGCTAACATCCAACCTGTACCCGCACCTACGCCATACACCACAGACTCTGCGAAGTTGTATTCACGTTGTACCATGAAAGATACACCACCGAAGATCGCACAGTTTACGGTGATAAGCGGTAGGAAGATACCTAAAGCACTATAAAGGGCGGGGAAGAATTTATCTAAAATCATCTCAAGCACTTGTACTAATGCTGCAATCACGCCAATGAAGGTGATGAAGTTTAAGAAGGTTAAATCAACACCTTCAATCAATGCACCGTCTTTTAAAACGTGAGTATAAACTAATTGGTTTGCAGGAACCGCAATGCCTAATACTACGATAACCGCAATACCTAAGCCAAATGCTGTTGAAACTTTCTTTGACACAGCAAGGAATGTACACATCCCAAGGAAGAAAGAAAGTGCCATATTTTCGATAAATACGGATTTAACAAATAGACTAATATAATGTTCCATAGACTATTTCTCCACTTGCTCAGGTTTCCAGGTTCTTAAGCCCCAGATAATGAAGCCGATGATAAAGAACGCACTTGGTGCTAATAGGAATAGACCGTTTGCTTGATACCAACCACCGTCTTGGATAGTTTGGAACACAGTCATACCGAAGAGTTTACCAGAACCGATTAACTCACGTAAGAAAGCAACAACCACAAGGATCGCACCGTAGCCGATACCGTTACCAATACCATCAACGAAACTTTCAAGCGGAGTTGATTTCATTGCAAAGGCTTCTGCACGCCCCATTACGATACAGTTAGTAATGATTAAACCAACGAATACCGAAAGCTGTTTAGACAGATCATAAGCATAAGCACGCAAAATCTGGTCAACCAGAATTACCAATGACGCAATAATTGCCATTTGCACGATAATACGAATGCTGTTTGGAATGTAGTTACGGATGCAAGAAATAAATAAACTTGAAAATCCGGTTACGAAACTTACTGCAATCCCCATTACCACTGCTGTTTCCAATTTGGTTGTAACCGCAAGTGCAGAACAGATACCTAAGATCTGTAAAGCAATTGGGTTATTATCCGCAATTGGTGCAAGTAATAACTTTTTAAGATTTGCTTTAGCCATTAGTTAGCCCCCGCTTTTAATTTTGCCAAATATGGACCGAAACCGTTCGCACCGAACCAATATTTGAATGTACCATCCACCCCATTTGAGGTTAAAGTTGCACCAGATAATGCATCGATGCCGTGATCTTTATCCGCTGATGCTCCTTTACCAATGGTAATCGCTGACTGACCTTGTTCGTTTTGTAATTTCTTACCAACGAAATTCGCTTGCCAACGAGGGTTTTCAATTTCACCACCTAATCCTGGGGTTTCACCGTGATCGTAGAAAGTGATACCTTTTACAGTATTACCATCAGGCTGAACGGAAACGAAACCATACATCACAGACCATAAACCTGTACCATAAATTGGTAATACGACTTGGCTTACTTGACCTTCCGCATTTTTCACTAAATACACTTCAGCATATTTGGCACGAGTGCGTAAGCCCGCTTTATCATCTGCTGTTGCAATCGCAACACTTTGTGCAGGATCTTTCGCTGCTGCTTTTGCATCAAAATTTGTAATGCTATCGACATATTCACCTGTAGCTAAATCCACAATTTTTGGCTCAATGTTTTTGGCATAAATTGATTTGATGTCACCTTTTGGTGTGTTTGGCATTAGTAATCCTGCCACACTTAGAATGTTTTTCTGTTTATCAAGTTGTTTTTGTTCTTCTTGGGTCGGTTTTAGTAATACCGCCGCCCCTGCAACAATTAAAGAACAGATTAAACTTAATAACACAACGACGGTGAGTGTTCCGCCAATGCTATCTTTATTAAATTTAGCCATTGCGTGCCTTCCTACGTTTAATGTTACCTTGAACCACTAAATAATCGAAGATTGGTGCAAATAAGTTAGCAAATAAGATCGCTAACATCATACCTTCTGGATAAGCTGGGTTTGCAACACGAATCAGAACACACATTACTCCGATTAAAATACCGTACCACCATTTACCTTTATTAGTAAAGGCTGCAGACACTGGGTCGGTTGCCATAAAGAACATACCTAATGCGAAACCACCTAACACTAAGTGCCAATGCCATGGCATTGCAAACATCGCATTGGTTTCTGAACCGATTAGGTTGAATAAGGTTGCGGTTGCCGCCATACCGATCATTACACCCGCAATGATTCGCCAAGAAGCAATACGTGCAAACACAATAATTGCCGCACCGATCATCAACATTAAGGTTGAAACTTCACCGACAGAACCAGGAAGATTACCTAAGAAAGCGTCCATCCAAGTGATTGTTTCGCCAGTTGCAACGTGTTTTAAGGCTGCTTGACCACCACTTGCCCATTGTGAAAGTGCTGTTGCACCTGAGAAGCCGTCAGCCGCAGTCCAAACTAAATCACCTGAAATTTGTGCAGGGTATGCGAAGAATAAGAACGCACGACCCGCTAACGCAGGGTTCATAAAGTTCTTACCTACTCCGCCGAACACTTCTTTTGCAACCACTACACCGAAAGTCGTTGCTAATGCGGCTTGCCATAATGGTAACGTTGGCGGCACGATTAACGCTAATAGGATAGAGGTGACGAAGAAGCCTTCGTTGATTTCGTGTTTACGCACCATAGCAAATAACACTTCCCAGAAGCCACCTACCGCAAAGACGGTTAAGTAGATTGGCAGGAAGAAAATCGCCCCTAATAACATTTTCTCAAACACACCCGCATCTTGATTTAAAATGCCTAAGCCATTTGCAAATGCAAAGTGCCAGTCTTTTGCAACACTATTCGCCACGTTTTGTGCAAAATCACCAACAGCTAATGCCATAATTGACTGGTTACCTACGTTATACATGCCCCAGAACATCGCAGGAAATAACGCAAGCCATACGATTAACATCATACGCTTAGAGTCAATCGCATCACGCACGTGAGCGTCTTTGCGTGTTAC
The nucleotide sequence above comes from Pasteurellaceae bacterium Orientalotternb1. Encoded proteins:
- a CDS encoding nucleotidyltransferase, which translates into the protein MEDIRWQQRFENYKKAVAYLTDEVDKYVNTDLDVIKKGVIQSFEIAHELAWKVMQDYLKYQGFSELGGPRNITRIAFQNELIIDGDNWIEMLNSRNATVHTYDADILTKTFRQVTQIYLPLFIEFEQRMIHLWKNSA
- a CDS encoding tautomerase gives rise to the protein MPYVNIKVTGGSEAPTAEQKAELIQGVTELLQRVLNKNPETTVVVIDEIPMENWGIGGKTVTERRKQK
- a CDS encoding thiamine biosynthesis protein ApbE, which encodes MKMKSLSTWLLSAVFALLLAACEKEPQQVTLEGKTMGTTYHVKYIDDGLVDNLPNSEKIQQQIDALLKEVNSQMSTYQKDSQISAFNGYRQVNSLFTVSPDFAYVVEEAIRLNKITEGALDITIGPLVNLWGFGPDKRLNKEPTAEQIAERAKSVGIDKLSVVKSDHQYGLIKQEPNLYIDLSSIAKGFGVDKVARHLETLGLHHYLVEIGGELRGKGKNLHGKPWQIAIEKPTFAQGQAIETIVPLDNKGFATSGNYRNYFEDEHGNRLSHIIDPKQLKPIQHNLASITVVADTSMTADGLSTGLFVLGPEKALEVAEREKLAIFMIIKNGQGYETKMSSEFDKLTK
- a CDS encoding NADH:ubiquinone reductase (Na(+)-transporting) subunit F, translating into MDNFIFGIVVFTALVLVLAVFILFAKSKLVDSGDITISINDDPSKAITLPAGGKLLGALASKGIFVSSACGGGGSCGQCLVKVKSGGGEILPTELSHITKREAKEGYRLACQVNVKGSMDVELPEEIFGVKKWECTVISNDNKATFIKELKLQIPEGEEVPFRAGGYIQIEAPAHVVKYEDYKELIDKEYHEDWDKFNLWRYVSKVDEPIVRAYSMASYPEEKGIIMLNVRIATPPPNNPNVPPGQMSSYIWSLKPGDKVTISGPFGEFFAKDTDAEMVFIGGGAGMAPMRSHIFDQLKRLKSKRKMSFWYGARSKREMFYVEDFDGLAAENDNFVWHVALSDPQPGDNWDGYTGFIHNVLYENYLKDHEAPEDCEYYMCGPPIMNASVIKMLKDLGVEDENILLDDFGG
- a CDS encoding NADH:ubiquinone reductase (Na(+)-transporting) subunit E, translated to MEHYISLFVKSVFIENMALSFFLGMCTFLAVSKKVSTAFGLGIAVIVVLGIAVPANQLVYTHVLKDGALIEGVDLTFLNFITFIGVIAALVQVLEMILDKFFPALYSALGIFLPLITVNCAIFGGVSFMVQREYNFAESVVYGVGAGTGWMLAIVALAGLTEKMKYSDIPAGLRGLGITFITAGLMALGFMSFSGIQL
- a CDS encoding NADH:ubiquinone reductase (Na(+)-transporting) subunit D — encoded protein: MAKANLKKLLLAPIADNNPIALQILGICSALAVTTKLETAVVMGIAVSFVTGFSSLFISCIRNYIPNSIRIIVQMAIIASLVILVDQILRAYAYDLSKQLSVFVGLIITNCIVMGRAEAFAMKSTPLESFVDGIGNGIGYGAILVVVAFLRELIGSGKLFGMTVFQTIQDGGWYQANGLFLLAPSAFFIIGFIIWGLRTWKPEQVEK
- a CDS encoding Na(+)-translocating NADH-quinone reductase subunit C, whose protein sequence is MAKFNKDSIGGTLTVVVLLSLICSLIVAGAAVLLKPTQEEQKQLDKQKNILSVAGLLMPNTPKGDIKSIYAKNIEPKIVDLATGEYVDSITNFDAKAAAKDPAQSVAIATADDKAGLRTRAKYAEVYLVKNAEGQVSQVVLPIYGTGLWSVMYGFVSVQPDGNTVKGITFYDHGETPGLGGEIENPRWQANFVGKKLQNEQGQSAITIGKGASADKDHGIDALSGATLTSNGVDGTFKYWFGANGFGPYLAKLKAGAN
- a CDS encoding NADH:ubiquinone reductase (Na(+)-transporting) subunit B; translated protein: MALKDLFHKMEPAFQKGGKYEKFYILFEAAYTIFYTPGTVTRKDAHVRDAIDSKRMMLIVWLALFPAMFWGMYNVGNQSIMALAVGDFAQNVANSVAKDWHFAFANGLGILNQDAGVFEKMLLGAIFFLPIYLTVFAVGGFWEVLFAMVRKHEINEGFFVTSILLALIVPPTLPLWQAALATTFGVVVAKEVFGGVGKNFMNPALAGRAFLFFAYPAQISGDLVWTAADGFSGATALSQWASGGQAALKHVATGETITWMDAFLGNLPGSVGEVSTLMLMIGAAIIVFARIASWRIIAGVMIGMAATATLFNLIGSETNAMFAMPWHWHLVLGGFALGMFFMATDPVSAAFTNKGKWWYGILIGVMCVLIRVANPAYPEGMMLAILFANLFAPIFDYLVVQGNIKRRKARNG